The genomic stretch CAGATAAAAGGCATAATTCTAATCAATATTAGGCCAAAGCATGGTCCTTAATCATGTTTTCTCATCGTCTTCTGCTGTTCTTTCGCTGTTAGCTTTTGGAACTCCATGATTCAAAACCTTGCATCGACCAAGTGCTgcctctttatttttattttatggaaGTCAATCCTTGTTTGGATCAATCGATTGACCGTGCAATATATAAGATCCCTGCCATATGTTGCCAATAACACTTCTGATTGTGATTGATTGGGTGCTGTGTGCTTTGTAGTCCTTTGGAATGTCTTAGCTGTCGTTACTCGGTGACATTAGAAATTCAATTTTTATTGCAATAGGATCATTTATAATCTTACAGTTACTATTATTGATAAAGTGTGTTCCATCTTATACAGGATCCCTTCCTTTGCCATGGTCAATTAGAATGAAAATTGCATTTGGTGCAGCGAAGGGTCTTGCTTTTCTTCACGAGGAGGCAGAAAGACCAGTAATATATCGTGATTTCAAAACATCAAACATTCTTCTAGATGTGGTATATTGATTGTAAATGCCTTTCTACAACATCCATCCCATTATGTTTTTCCTgtttctttgtatcaatttgactCAAAGTTTTGCTCCAGGATTATGAGGCTAAGCTTTCAGATTTTGGGCTCGCCAAAGATGGTCCTGAGGGTGACAAGACTCATGTATCAACAAGAGTGATGGGAACGTATGGGTATGCAGCTCCAGAATATGTCATGACAGGTAGATTCATTCTTGTTAGAACCTCGCCGTGCATCTTTAATCAAGCTATTGATTATTTTCTTCTAATGCCACTGATCTTTCATAGTATTCTTGCCTTTTTTTTTCCAAAGTAATTTATGCAAAAAAATTCGGTATGCTATAATAATAGGTCATTCCTAGCACTTAATTTGACTAGTTTTCAACTCCTTTTGTCTAGGTCACTTAACATCCAAAAGTGATGTCTATAGTTTCGGCGTCGTGCTACTCGAAATGATGACAGGTCGGAGATCAATGGACAAAAATCAACCAAATGGGGAGCTCAACCTGGTGGAATGGGCACGCTACTATCTAGGAGAAAGACGACGCTTCTACAAACTTGTTGATCCTCGTCTGGAAGGCAACTTCTCAATCAAAGGTGCACAGAAGGTAGCTCAACTCGCACATGCCTGCCTCAGTCGAGACCCCAAGATGCGCCCGCCCATGAGCGAGGTGGTTGATTCGCTCAGACCATTGCTCAACCTCAAAGACATCGCTAGCTCTTCCTACTTTTTCCGGACTATGCATGCGGAACGATCTGCTTCCTACTCAAACGGTAGACTCAAGCGGTAGACCAGGAGCCTTTAGCGCGGTGTTTATGCTTCTCGATAACATCTGCCAATGAAACCAAATGGCAACCAATCAAAGTGGTGCTACTTTTGCTGAACTGCAAAATCGACTGTACAATCTCGAGGAATATGGTTTGTGCTGAAGCATTCCATATTTGTGCTATCATTTCTTGGTCACAGGTTCTCTAAATTGCTACTTTGATGAGTAATCTAGTTTGATTCGTCATAGTCGCAGCTGTTTTAGGAATTTCattatgtatgtatatatattatattgtctattatagaattaattagtctATTATGAgaattaattaacttataattTAAATAACAGCAACTTAACGAGGCCAGAGGAATAAACCAGGTAGACGCCCACGCCTCGCTCGCCCTTTTGTCCACGTATCAAAATAGCCACTCACTTTACCATTTGCCTTATGCGAATGCACACATAACGCCCAGTTTCCGATATCCCAACCTCATCTCATCTCAGCCACACAATTAGATGATCGAACGGACACAGTTCCATCTAGACGAGAATCAAGCTTGCCAGCCCCATCTGTATCGGAAGTGGATAACGGAATGAGATTGGTTACGCATTCGAATATAACGGGAATAAATGAAAACCTATTCCAACACTGTCGGGTTTCTTTATAGTCATCGAGGAGCTGCTTTGTTCCGTCGCCTTTGGTTCAACGCTGCGCCGCCTCCGCTGATATCCCGATCGAGTAAGGCGATGGCTCCGGGTCTATACTCCGATATCGGCAAGAGGACTAGGGGTGATCATTTCCTCtctccctttctctctttctactgattttttttatgattatCGTTTTTTGTCGATCATTTTGATTCTCTTTTGTCTTATTTGTTGGCGCAGATCTTCTATATAAGGATTACCAGACAGATCATAAGTTTACAGTCACGACATACTCCTCTACTGGCGTTGTGAGTGATTAGACCTGTTGATTCTTACTTATTCCTTTTTGTGCTTGGTTGTTCTTTGGTAGATTCCTCTATGACCTTTTAATGATTTTTGAAGTTCCAAAACTCAGGAAAGCTCCTCTGTGTTGGTCTTTCGTTGGATGTAATCAGAACATGCTTTTGTTGTATTTAGGACAATCTTCTGGTTCTTCTGTGCAGCTAATTTTGCAAATTAAAGgttctaaaataaaataaatgcggTAGGAAGTTTCGTTTTGGCCCTAATGCCTTTGTGTTTTTAGCcggcaataattttttttttctttttctgtttatccttttattttatttcactGATTGAATGATGCTATTTTTGCAAATGCAGCACTTCAAATTAACACTGGCATGACAGGTTTTCCAAAATCTGGAAAATTCCTTTATGTAGGCCTTCAATTAGATTTATGGATTCAATCAAGACATGGTTTTGTCTTGTATTTAGGACAATCTGCTGGTTCTTCTGTTctgctatttattttattttattttattttattttttgcaaatAAAAAGCTTTAAGAATGGAACATGTATGGAAGTTTCATTTTGCAATTTGTTCCTATTTTATgtgtaaaaattaaaagggaaccCCCATTATCTTCATTATCATCAAAAGAGTGttccaacaacaataacaaccaagcctaTCCTACTAAATGGGGTTAGCATCAAAAGAGTGCTTCGTGATGAAAAAATATCTAAGGGGCGCCCCATCCTATTTTTCATCCCAAAGATACCCTTAGTCCAATACTATTATAGTAATTTTAGTCAAAACTGCTACATCACGGAGCAAAACTACTCTAAATAATTTTGGTGAAAAGTGTTTCAATAGTGGTCAAAACTGCTCTAGCTTATTTAAAATTCATCCAGCTTGGTCAAAAAAATGACATTGTTTGGAGCAATTTTGGATATCTTTGGGATGCAAAATAGAACGGATgtagttttgatattttttcaACATGGTGCACCCTTTTGACAATAATGAAAATAAAGGGCACCCTTTTGACTTGTGCCTTTTGTCAGTTttgcttttattttaattttattttgaattcatGATAATGCATCGCTCATATTAATACTACAGGTTTACCATTTTTGTGTCAAGCACCTTTTTGGTTCTTGAATGGAGGAGGCCATACATAtgcacattaaaataaaaggaagcATTATAACATTATAAGTTTGTCTATAAATGTTTAATTAGGTCTCCAATCTTAAGAAAATATGAGATTTCATGCCAAGGGAGATGAAACAATTATGTTTATGCTACTGATTATTTCTTGACTTATTGATCTAACAAATTATATTAGACACCATCTAGTAATGGCATTGTCTAAACATTGTACAACCTCCCTTGATAATTCTTTGGGTACTGATCCCTGATTCTTTTTTCTACTTTATTAGTGTTCCCTGTGTTTCCTAACTAATTCTTTTCTATTTTGTTACAGGCAATTACTGCTTCGGGAACAAAGAAAAGTGATTTGATTTTTGGGGAGATCCAGTCTGTGATAAAGAACAATAATATTACGTTTGATGTGAAGGCAAAGTCAGACTCAAATGTAACACTTCTTGCTGACATATTTTTCCTTTAATTCATCAGTTATTACTGCTTTCCTTCAGTTGATTGTCTTTTGAGAATGTGTAGAATTGGCCATCTACTGGTTAATGTCTGTTCTTTTAATTCAAgtttttcttggtatttttcttggCTATACAATTCTTTGAATCCTTTCTAACGAGAAATATCTCTTTCCACTTGACGTTAGTGCTTATTTTGCGATTTGTGTTAGGTTACAACAACAGTTACCGTTGATGAATTCACAGTTCCTGGTTTAAAGACAATTTTTAGTTTTGTTGTCCCAGATCAAAGGTCTGGAAAGGTAACGAAATGTCTCCTCTATCTCGTTGTATGCAGCGTTGAATTGATTTTCAGACTTGGCATTTGCCATTTCAACCAAGTTTTCATTTCGGTTTCATTGCAGATCGAACTTCAATATCTGCATGCTTATACTGGGGTTAACGCCAGCATTGGATTGACTGCCAATCCCGTTGTCAATCTGTCCAGTGTAGTTGGTACTAAAACTTTCGCTGTTGGTGCTGATGTAGCATATGATACAGCATCAGGTAATTTCACCAAGTACAATGCTGGGTTTAGCGTCATCAATGCTGACCTTATTGCTGCATTGAATTTGTGAGTAGTTTCTCAGAGCTGAGGCTCGTATGACATTGAAAGAATTTCAACTTTTTTGATGTCCTAAAGCTTTGATCTGAGCATGATTTAAGACATGATCTGCACTCAGGAACAACAAGGGCGATAGCTTGAGCGCATCATACTACCACTTGGTCAGTCCATTGTCGAACACAGCAGTCGGCGCAGAGTTCACTCACAACTTTCCGACTAATGAGAACACCCTCACCTTTGGGACACAGCATGCCTTGGACCCTCTGACCTTGGTGAAGGCGCGCTTCAACAGTTACGGTAAGGCTAGCGCTCTCATTCAGCATGAATGGAGGCCAAAATCATTCCTAACCATCTCCGGGGAGGTGGACACCAAGGCCATCGAGAAGAGCTCGAAGGTTGGCTTGGCCCTGGTGCTCAAGCCTTGACACGGGGACTCATCTGCCTGCTCCAATTTCGAAGTTCCATGCACCGAATGGAGTTTTGACAACTCATGATGGTGGTTTCATCGTGACTCGGTCAGATTTTGCTTGCAAATTGTTTTTAGCTGCTACTCATGGTACATTTTGGCTTTCCACTAATGCAATTTGGCATGTAATAATGAAATTCTTGTGGGGTGATTAGAAACTGAGATGGCGACCacccttttgacttttttttatctttttaaacTCGTTCTGAGCACAGGTAATGCCAAACTGTGTTTTCTCTTTATTTGTTGCCTCGAACTTATTTGGATGCTCGTTGGTAGAGTTCAAAATTCTGTGATTTCATAAGCTCGTGTTAAGCCTTGTAATTCTGGAGATTTTAGCAAAATTTACTTATTTATAATATCCATTAATGCGGAGTagggagagaaaaagaggaagaagggTACTTAAATGTGTTTATTTAAAAGggaaaatatgaaaattttgagtttttaggttttTTTCTAGTAAAAAAAATGCAAATACCTATGTTATACAATTGTAATAATAGAACCGAAACTACATTAACCATGAGATAGCTAGTTACTCTCGCCATGGCACATGCATAATCATAAGCTACATCATCAAAAAATGTTATGTTCTTCAGATTTTTATAGAGAAACTGTCTCAATTTGACTTCATTTGTTATATGTAAAAATTGTCAAATCCAAATTGGAGTTAGAACTGTTTTACTCTGGATCAAACTCtggattttttataaaaatattggtTTTCCGATTTTTTTGGGGGGGTTATACATTTGTGAAAATGGAAAAACTAATcattttattatataaataaaatactaTCTAACAAATCCTATTTTCTTATTCCTCAACACTACGTCGTGCCTTTGATCAAGGACTTATAAAGGGCACAAGAAAGAAACAGAAGCCAgtaatgaaaataaaaatcacaataatttttttttacatacaCAATAGAACCTTAAGCCATTGTTGctttacaagaaaaaaaatagtacAATGACGAAGAACAATCCTATAAAATGATGTGTGTTTTCTCTTATTTTGGGAAAAGGGAAAAACTATACGACTTTAGCTCTGCAGGAGTGCTGGGATAAAAAATAGGATCCACATCTCGTGCTATTTGATTCTTCAAGGTATTCTTCTTAAATATGTTCTTTTCTGAAACCTCTAACAAATCTAATGACATGAATTCACATGATATAGGTGATGGC from Zingiber officinale cultivar Zhangliang chromosome 5B, Zo_v1.1, whole genome shotgun sequence encodes the following:
- the LOC121985940 gene encoding mitochondrial outer membrane protein porin 1-like — its product is MKTYSNTVGFLYSHRGAALFRRLWFNAAPPPLISRSSKAMAPGLYSDIGKRTRDLLYKDYQTDHKFTVTTYSSTGVAITASGTKKSDLIFGEIQSVIKNNNITFDVKAKSDSNVTTTVTVDEFTVPGLKTIFSFVVPDQRSGKIELQYLHAYTGVNASIGLTANPVVNLSSVVGTKTFAVGADVAYDTASGNFTKYNAGFSVINADLIAALNLNNKGDSLSASYYHLVSPLSNTAVGAEFTHNFPTNENTLTFGTQHALDPLTLVKARFNSYGKASALIQHEWRPKSFLTISGEVDTKAIEKSSKVGLALVLKP